In Coleofasciculaceae cyanobacterium, one DNA window encodes the following:
- the gghA gene encoding glucosylglycerol hydrolase, translating into MKVEVNTSIRLVPEATGKLLAWASGLESSTNTYLEQTKAISRKLGAYYRPDGLTEIGFWVPGLIRDVLHEREIYLEVFTPLEPIDWQEKEQSLKFKRDRLHLEQQGEFIWGVVAGMQPGTREKAGSFYWLRYVDRAEKLRTIRDLVPHSLPYGIFAPAELYDIDSLQANRKDLDYFERTAKSNDPKIKIPRVGDPKNILQIHVGTASSEGTIEGLTRIYQEIAAKIKHEKPLTPSEQNYIGYDAIELLPTEPTIEYRDEYSPESEFFAFIAEEDDVVEIELFKPNTQDWGYDVPILGSSTTNPALLASLRPDEVVDFIATLHNFPTHPIQLIYDIVYGHGDNQSELLIAREFLKGPNMYGQDLNHQLPMVRSILLEMQRRKIDTGADGLRIDGGQDFRFFNPLSGRVEQDDAYLLEMSNIVQEIKGHKRLLFTIFEDGRPWPEEGWEEKSTYRELIELKPESYQWGPLIFAHNTPSLKGFWDKKWSRVMEVMTMGDHWITGCGNHDTVRRGNQIDAKEAINWHLGKTLPDVLHNAYDNPAVTLWVNCFSPGLPMDFINATMHAPWLFFRNTDEQYGVKVVSEEVGFLDWQISSNLYRQAHCFPRLKTMGFKQLKQLQQFGTALNHAMIQQDNNLAEVVEVLRCCTMPETHCIKELSPLSELMRGGMVRFLKKLDEDRLKRFALMFMEDCYQVCNVGNYESKVDSSKAKFNLTTREFRHQYSWLAQNIGPSDTFDKIDDRDRTVVYGIRHNSKKEPAVAIIANFEGDVIKLDATKILKTDLAQWEIAIATPNLEVSDLSKLNLGNGQGILLTLK; encoded by the coding sequence GTGAAAGTAGAAGTAAACACATCAATTAGGTTAGTTCCCGAAGCTACAGGAAAATTACTAGCTTGGGCATCAGGATTAGAAAGTTCAACCAATACATATCTAGAACAAACTAAAGCGATCTCTCGTAAATTAGGAGCATACTACAGACCTGATGGATTAACAGAGATTGGCTTTTGGGTGCCAGGGTTAATCAGAGATGTGTTACATGAGCGAGAAATTTATCTAGAAGTTTTTACTCCTTTAGAGCCGATTGACTGGCAAGAAAAAGAACAGAGCCTTAAATTTAAACGCGATCGCCTGCACCTAGAACAGCAGGGAGAATTTATTTGGGGTGTAGTGGCCGGAATGCAGCCAGGAACTAGAGAAAAAGCTGGTTCTTTCTATTGGTTACGCTATGTCGATCGCGCCGAAAAGCTGCGGACAATTCGCGATCTGGTTCCGCATTCTCTGCCCTACGGTATTTTTGCTCCTGCCGAGCTATACGATATAGATAGTCTTCAAGCAAATAGAAAAGATTTAGACTATTTTGAACGTACTGCTAAATCTAACGATCCTAAAATTAAGATTCCTCGGGTTGGCGATCCCAAAAACATACTTCAGATTCATGTAGGGACTGCTTCTTCTGAAGGCACGATTGAAGGACTAACTCGTATTTATCAAGAAATTGCTGCCAAGATTAAGCACGAAAAGCCGCTAACTCCTAGCGAACAAAACTATATTGGTTATGATGCGATCGAACTATTGCCAACTGAACCAACAATTGAATATCGCGACGAATACAGTCCAGAAAGTGAGTTTTTTGCCTTTATTGCTGAAGAAGACGATGTAGTTGAAATTGAACTGTTTAAACCAAATACTCAAGATTGGGGTTATGACGTACCGATTTTAGGCTCAAGCACTACCAACCCCGCCCTACTCGCTTCTTTGCGTCCCGATGAGGTGGTAGATTTTATTGCCACTCTACATAATTTTCCCACTCATCCAATTCAGTTAATCTATGACATAGTTTACGGACATGGAGATAATCAAAGCGAATTATTGATTGCCCGCGAGTTTCTCAAAGGTCCAAATATGTACGGTCAGGATCTTAACCATCAGTTACCAATGGTGCGCTCAATTCTCCTGGAAATGCAGCGACGCAAAATAGACACAGGTGCAGACGGGCTCAGAATTGATGGCGGTCAGGATTTTCGCTTTTTTAATCCCCTTTCTGGCAGAGTAGAACAGGACGATGCCTATCTACTCGAAATGAGCAACATTGTTCAAGAAATAAAGGGTCACAAGCGACTTCTCTTTACCATTTTTGAAGATGGTCGTCCTTGGCCAGAAGAAGGCTGGGAAGAAAAATCTACCTACCGCGAATTGATCGAACTCAAGCCAGAATCTTATCAATGGGGACCGTTAATTTTTGCTCATAACACTCCAAGTCTCAAAGGATTTTGGGATAAGAAATGGTCGCGGGTAATGGAAGTGATGACGATGGGCGATCATTGGATTACTGGCTGTGGCAACCACGATACCGTCAGACGCGGCAATCAGATTGATGCTAAAGAAGCAATCAATTGGCATTTAGGTAAAACTTTGCCCGATGTACTGCACAATGCCTATGACAATCCTGCCGTGACTCTCTGGGTAAACTGTTTTAGTCCTGGCTTGCCAATGGACTTTATTAACGCTACTATGCACGCCCCCTGGTTATTTTTCCGCAACACTGATGAACAGTATGGCGTAAAGGTCGTGTCGGAAGAAGTAGGCTTTTTAGACTGGCAAATCAGTTCTAATTTGTACCGACAAGCCCACTGTTTTCCTCGCCTGAAAACGATGGGATTTAAGCAACTTAAGCAGCTTCAACAGTTTGGCACAGCCCTAAACCACGCCATGATTCAGCAAGATAATAATCTAGCCGAAGTAGTAGAAGTTTTACGGTGTTGTACTATGCCTGAGACTCACTGTATTAAAGAATTGTCTCCTTTGAGCGAATTGATGCGGGGAGGAATGGTACGTTTTCTGAAAAAATTAGATGAAGATCGCCTCAAAAGATTTGCCCTGATGTTTATGGAAGATTGCTATCAAGTTTGCAATGTCGGCAATTATGAATCAAAGGTTGATAGCTCAAAAGCCAAATTTAATTTGACCACCAGAGAGTTTCGTCATCAATATTCTTGGTTGGCTCAAAATATTGGCCCAAGCGATACTTTTGATAAGATTGACGATCGCGATCGAACTGTTGTCTATGGGATACGCCATAACTCTAAAAAAGAACCAGCAGTAGCAATAATCGCTAATTTTGAAGGGGATGTAATTAAGCTAGATGCCACCAAGATCTTAAAGACTGATTTAGCTCAATGGGAAATTGCGATCGCAACTCCTAATTTAGAAGTATCAGATCTCAGCAAGCTAAACCTGGGGAATGGTCAAGGTATATTATTGACTCTAAAATAG
- the ggpS gene encoding glucosylglycerol-phosphate synthase, whose amino-acid sequence MKSSLVILYHREPHDEVIKDGKIHYVPKKSPNGIVPTLKSFFANVNQGTWIAWKQVNESQKDSFEELVNIEGEANYNVRRIALDEEQVKQFYYITSKEAFWPILHSFPYHFTSETAEWENFKNINRLFAEAACEEAAEDALIWIHDYNLWLAPQYIRELKPNARIAFFHHTPFPSVDIFNILPWRDAIVESLLCCDIVGFHVPRYSENFVNVARSLKPVEVLKQEAVDGHMTPVGIALAEPEITTQLNYKGQIVNIDAFPVGTNPQFIQSILAKTETKNRIYQIKEELGGKKLIIAAGRVDYVKGNEEKLAAYGRLLQRRPDLHGKISFVMTCVEAAAGMRVYETAQSTIEQLVGQINGRYGKLDWMPVRLFTQPISLTYLMAYYKAADICWTTPLRDGLNLVAKEYIVAHEGHDGVLVLSEFVGAAVELPEAILTNPYSLEGMDRAIEQALAMSEAEQKERMSKMYQTVTTYDVKYWADRLLGKFKDLKHETIAA is encoded by the coding sequence ATGAAATCATCTTTAGTTATCCTCTATCATCGTGAACCCCATGACGAAGTAATCAAAGATGGCAAAATCCATTATGTACCGAAAAAAAGTCCGAACGGGATAGTTCCAACGCTCAAAAGTTTCTTTGCAAATGTAAATCAAGGAACCTGGATCGCCTGGAAACAAGTAAATGAATCACAAAAAGATAGCTTTGAAGAGCTGGTAAACATTGAGGGAGAAGCCAACTACAATGTACGACGCATTGCTTTAGACGAAGAACAGGTCAAACAATTTTATTACATTACTTCTAAAGAAGCTTTTTGGCCAATTCTGCATTCTTTTCCTTATCATTTCACTTCAGAAACTGCCGAATGGGAAAACTTTAAAAACATCAATCGTTTATTTGCCGAAGCCGCCTGTGAAGAAGCAGCGGAAGACGCATTAATTTGGATTCATGACTATAACTTATGGTTGGCACCTCAGTACATTCGAGAACTAAAGCCTAATGCTCGAATTGCTTTTTTCCACCATACGCCATTCCCTTCGGTAGACATATTTAACATTTTGCCTTGGCGTGATGCGATTGTGGAAAGCTTGCTCTGCTGTGATATTGTTGGCTTTCATGTCCCTCGTTACTCAGAAAACTTTGTTAACGTTGCTCGTAGTTTAAAACCTGTTGAAGTGCTGAAGCAAGAAGCTGTTGACGGACATATGACCCCAGTAGGCATTGCTCTGGCCGAACCTGAAATAACGACTCAGTTAAACTATAAAGGGCAAATTGTTAATATTGATGCCTTTCCTGTAGGGACAAATCCCCAGTTTATTCAGTCGATTTTAGCCAAGACAGAAACCAAAAATAGAATATATCAAATTAAAGAAGAACTTGGAGGCAAAAAACTAATCATTGCTGCTGGGCGAGTAGACTACGTAAAGGGTAATGAGGAAAAGTTAGCAGCCTATGGTCGCTTATTACAGCGGCGTCCCGACTTACACGGTAAAATTAGTTTTGTCATGACCTGTGTGGAGGCTGCCGCTGGCATGAGAGTTTATGAAACCGCTCAAAGCACGATTGAACAGCTTGTGGGTCAAATCAACGGTCGTTATGGCAAGCTAGACTGGATGCCAGTTCGGTTATTTACTCAACCCATCTCTCTAACTTATTTAATGGCTTACTATAAAGCTGCTGACATTTGTTGGACAACTCCTTTACGAGACGGTTTAAACTTAGTGGCCAAGGAATACATTGTGGCTCATGAAGGGCATGACGGTGTTTTGGTTTTATCCGAATTTGTCGGTGCAGCAGTCGAGTTGCCAGAAGCAATTTTAACTAACCCCTATTCTTTGGAGGGTATGGATCGCGCTATCGAACAAGCTCTAGCAATGTCTGAAGCAGAACAGAAAGAACGGATGTCAAAAATGTACCAAACTGTTACTACTTATGACGTTAAGTACTGGGCGGATCGCTTGCTGGGTAAATTCAAAGACCTAAAGCACGAAACCATTGCCGCATAG
- the lipA gene encoding lipoyl synthase encodes MNQSQPSHSTKHSWRTEVTSLPTWLKRPIGRASELSTVQRIIKQRNIHTICEEGRCPNRGECYANQTATFLLMGQTCTRACAFCQVEKGHAPMTLDPNEPQMVADAVSLLKLRYVVLTSVARDDLSDGGAAWFVQVMTAIRIANPQIKIEVLTPDFWSGKDAVTSQKQRIATVVSAKPACYNHNLETVQRLQAPVRRGAKYARSLNVLRSVKEIDPTIPTKSGLMLGLGETEAEIIQALKDLRNINCDRLTLGQYMRPSLAHLPVQKYWTPEEFTRLGAIAQDLGFSHVRSAPLVRSSYHAGED; translated from the coding sequence ATGAATCAATCTCAACCGTCACATTCGACTAAACATAGCTGGCGTACAGAGGTTACTTCTTTACCAACCTGGTTGAAACGGCCTATCGGCAGGGCAAGTGAGCTGTCTACGGTACAGCGAATTATTAAACAAAGAAATATTCATACTATCTGTGAAGAAGGAAGATGCCCCAATCGAGGCGAATGTTATGCTAATCAGACAGCAACTTTCCTTTTAATGGGACAAACCTGTACTCGCGCCTGCGCTTTTTGTCAGGTGGAAAAAGGTCATGCGCCGATGACCTTAGATCCAAATGAACCTCAAATGGTAGCTGATGCAGTCAGTTTATTGAAATTACGCTATGTTGTGCTAACTTCTGTGGCGAGGGATGATTTAAGTGATGGTGGCGCAGCATGGTTTGTTCAAGTAATGACAGCAATCCGCATTGCAAATCCTCAAATTAAGATAGAAGTTTTAACCCCCGATTTTTGGAGTGGCAAAGACGCAGTTACGAGTCAAAAGCAGAGAATTGCCACGGTGGTTTCAGCAAAACCTGCCTGCTATAACCATAATTTAGAAACTGTTCAACGTTTACAAGCACCAGTCAGAAGAGGTGCAAAATACGCTCGCTCGCTCAATGTTTTACGTTCGGTCAAAGAAATAGATCCCACTATACCCACTAAATCTGGCTTAATGCTGGGCTTAGGAGAGACAGAAGCTGAAATAATTCAAGCTTTGAAAGATTTAAGAAACATTAATTGCGATCGCCTTACCCTTGGTCAGTATATGCGTCCTTCTTTGGCTCATCTTCCCGTCCAAAAATATTGGACTCCTGAGGAATTTACCCGTTTGGGTGCGATCGCTCAAGATCTGGGATTTTCTCATGTGCGATCGGCACCTTTGGTCAGAAGTTCATATCATGCGGGGGAAGATTGA
- a CDS encoding response regulator, with protein MSTHKILVIDDSKVIRMRVKDMLPEGNFDILEAKDGLEGFNLIRTENPNLIMLDFLLPKMSGWEVYQEIQKQQKYRSIPLVLMSGRKEEVTDKITEPFEHFSFVEKPFDREQLVDAIRDAMMKAKKQPQPSATDLSMVSGETAANIISTLTTEIEQLKLKVARLERESEQIKKQFNQLVNYIKQKLR; from the coding sequence GTGTCAACCCACAAAATTCTAGTCATTGATGACAGCAAAGTCATTAGAATGCGAGTCAAAGATATGTTACCAGAAGGGAACTTTGACATTCTTGAAGCCAAAGATGGTCTTGAAGGATTTAATTTGATTAGAACCGAAAATCCTAATTTAATTATGCTGGATTTTCTACTGCCAAAAATGAGTGGGTGGGAAGTATATCAAGAAATTCAGAAACAACAAAAATATCGTTCTATTCCTTTGGTCTTGATGTCTGGTCGTAAGGAAGAAGTTACTGATAAGATAACTGAGCCTTTTGAGCATTTTTCTTTTGTGGAGAAGCCTTTTGATCGCGAACAGCTAGTAGACGCGATTCGTGATGCGATGATGAAGGCCAAAAAACAACCTCAACCTAGCGCGACTGATTTGTCTATGGTATCTGGTGAAACTGCTGCTAATATTATTTCAACTTTGACCACTGAAATCGAGCAATTAAAGCTTAAAGTTGCTCGGCTAGAACGAGAATCAGAACAGATTAAAAAACAGTTTAATCAACTAGTTAATTATATTAAGCAAAAGCTTAGATAA
- a CDS encoding glycosyltransferase family 2 protein, which produces MSLNLDSVEISVIIPLYNESESIEHLFTRLTPVLDRLDTSYEIICINDGSQDDTLNRLIEINHRDPAIKIVNLSRNFGKEIALTAGLDYASGAAVIVIDADLQDPPELIKKLIDKWREGYDVVYATRRSRQGETWLKTISAKAFYQTIGRMSRVPIPANTGDFRLLDRRVVEAIKKLPERTRFMKGLFAWVGYKQTSILFDREPRYSGKTTWSYWKLWNFALDGIISFSFLPLKVWSYIGVTISFISLLYALMLVIRTLIFGVDVPGYASLMVAILFLGGIQLITLGVLGEYLGRVYEEVKGRPLYFVREEYGFRNQKSTEGKIVSSPYKSQESQNAQA; this is translated from the coding sequence ATGTCTCTCAATTTAGATTCGGTTGAAATATCTGTAATAATTCCTCTGTATAATGAGTCAGAAAGTATTGAACATCTGTTTACCAGATTGACTCCAGTTTTAGATCGGCTCGATACTAGCTATGAAATAATCTGCATTAATGACGGTAGCCAAGACGATACTCTCAACAGGCTAATTGAAATTAATCATCGAGATCCTGCCATAAAAATAGTCAATCTTTCGCGTAACTTTGGTAAAGAAATTGCTTTAACCGCAGGTCTAGATTACGCAAGTGGTGCCGCGGTAATTGTGATCGATGCCGATCTCCAAGATCCTCCAGAATTGATTAAGAAGTTAATTGATAAATGGCGGGAAGGTTACGATGTAGTTTATGCTACCAGGCGATCGCGCCAGGGAGAAACTTGGTTAAAAACAATATCTGCCAAAGCCTTTTATCAAACCATTGGTAGAATGAGCCGTGTGCCAATACCTGCCAATACAGGAGACTTTCGGCTGCTAGATCGTCGAGTGGTAGAAGCTATCAAGAAACTACCTGAGAGAACCAGATTTATGAAGGGCTTGTTTGCTTGGGTAGGATATAAGCAAACTTCGATTTTATTTGACCGCGAACCACGCTACTCTGGTAAAACTACTTGGAGTTATTGGAAGCTGTGGAACTTTGCTCTTGACGGTATTATCTCCTTTAGTTTTTTACCGCTTAAAGTTTGGAGTTATATTGGCGTAACTATTTCGTTTATATCCTTGCTATATGCTTTAATGCTGGTAATTCGCACGCTTATTTTTGGAGTTGATGTTCCTGGCTATGCGTCTTTGATGGTAGCAATTTTGTTCTTGGGAGGAATACAGTTAATTACGTTAGGAGTGCTGGGAGAATATTTAGGTCGAGTTTACGAAGAAGTAAAAGGTAGGCCATTATATTTTGTACGAGAAGAATATGGCTTTAGAAATCAAAAATCAACTGAAGGCAAAATAGTGTCTTCCCCGTATAAAAGTCAAGAGTCGCAAAATGCTCAAGCTTAA
- a CDS encoding TVP38/TMEM64 family protein, whose translation MLKLKNSVVLLTVFCIIATGIGVVIIAGIDRQQLQTWLETMGVFAPLIYIVLYTVATLLILPSTPLNLTGGAIFGIWWGTLWTTIAALVAAIAAFAFTRTVGRELVAQKLAGRWDAVDAEIRQGGLFYLFAIRLLPIIPYGIVNFVAGLTSIKFKDYLTGTMLGTVPGVLPFVMMGAGISELSQGKILPLMCAFALTGILVGGATWYRRRRQSLQKALARGSDLTSPPLRDRQ comes from the coding sequence ATGCTCAAGCTTAAAAATAGCGTTGTTTTATTAACTGTTTTCTGCATTATTGCCACGGGAATAGGTGTGGTAATTATCGCGGGGATAGATCGCCAACAGTTACAAACATGGCTGGAAACAATGGGAGTTTTTGCGCCACTTATTTATATCGTTCTTTATACAGTCGCTACTCTGCTAATTCTGCCTTCCACTCCTTTGAACTTAACAGGAGGGGCAATTTTTGGCATTTGGTGGGGAACATTATGGACTACTATAGCTGCACTAGTAGCTGCGATCGCCGCTTTTGCTTTTACTCGTACCGTTGGTAGAGAATTAGTTGCTCAAAAACTTGCGGGGCGTTGGGATGCGGTTGATGCTGAAATACGCCAGGGTGGTTTATTTTATCTGTTTGCCATCCGCCTGTTGCCGATTATTCCCTACGGTATCGTTAACTTTGTAGCAGGTTTAACCTCGATTAAATTTAAAGACTATTTGACTGGCACTATGTTAGGTACTGTACCAGGGGTTTTACCTTTCGTAATGATGGGTGCAGGGATTAGTGAATTGTCTCAAGGTAAGATTTTACCTCTAATGTGTGCTTTTGCCTTAACTGGAATATTAGTTGGTGGTGCAACCTGGTATCGTCGCCGTCGGCAAAGTCTTCAAAAAGCTTTAGCTAGAGGTAGCGATCTAACTTCTCCTCCGTTACGCGATCGCCAGTAG
- a CDS encoding Uma2 family endonuclease, whose protein sequence is MSDEQFDQLCIHNPDTKFERNADGEIVIMPPTDEERKRNTDLIVQLGVWNRQSFTLDLANIF, encoded by the coding sequence ATTAGCGACGAACAGTTTGATCAACTCTGTATTCATAATCCTGATACCAAATTTGAGCGTAACGCCGATGGAGAAATTGTAATTATGCCTCCTACTGATGAAGAGAGAAAACGCAATACAGACTTAATTGTTCAGTTAGGTGTTTGGAATCGACAAAGCTTTACTTTAGATCTAGCCAATATTTTTTAA
- a CDS encoding ATP-binding protein: MSEISLDSILFPVLEEKYLQDLEACGTALELKPGDILYQEGDSAYCFYVVLSGQIKITKQLGIEEIVVTIHRRGEFTGDLSMLTGGISQATASSIDTSRVIQFEDFKELLKGCPRSIDLFVPALAERSKDLEIRLRQQEKLAALGKLSAGLAHELNNPAAAGRRAAKQLNSAIASLQQNMLSLRGKHFSIHHRQLLSELQQQARQKNCKSCLSPLEQSDREDELADWLESLGINNAWELSPSLVSAGIERSQLATLANEMESSAFSEALMWLEATLTMNGLVNEVEQSTSRISDLVGAIKNYSYMDRGAVQEVDLHEGLDDTLKILHHKLKYGVTVHQEYNTDIPKISVYGGELNQVWTNLIDNAIDAMDGKGELTIRTSQENNCVLVEIIDNGAGIPTEFQSRIFEPFFTSKGVGKGSGLGLDISRRIVVQKHKGNLRFESQPGRTNFQVRIPIEQST; the protein is encoded by the coding sequence ATGTCCGAAATATCTTTAGATTCGATTCTCTTTCCCGTTTTAGAAGAAAAGTATTTGCAAGATTTAGAAGCTTGTGGCACAGCTTTGGAACTTAAGCCAGGAGATATTCTCTATCAAGAGGGTGATAGTGCTTACTGTTTTTATGTGGTTTTGTCTGGACAAATTAAAATTACGAAACAGCTTGGTATAGAGGAAATTGTAGTTACCATCCATCGTCGGGGTGAGTTTACGGGCGATTTAAGTATGTTGACGGGAGGGATTTCTCAAGCAACCGCTAGCAGTATTGATACGAGTCGAGTAATTCAGTTTGAAGATTTTAAAGAATTACTCAAAGGTTGTCCTCGAAGTATCGATCTATTTGTGCCGGCTTTGGCAGAACGTTCTAAAGATTTAGAAATAAGGCTGCGTCAGCAAGAGAAACTGGCAGCATTAGGTAAGTTATCGGCAGGATTAGCCCATGAATTGAATAATCCCGCAGCAGCAGGCAGAAGAGCTGCTAAACAGTTAAACAGCGCGATCGCCTCTTTACAGCAAAATATGCTTTCACTGCGCGGTAAACATTTTTCAATCCATCATCGTCAGCTATTAAGTGAACTGCAACAACAGGCAAGACAAAAAAACTGTAAATCATGCTTATCTCCCTTAGAACAAAGCGATCGCGAAGATGAATTAGCCGACTGGCTGGAATCTCTGGGGATAAACAACGCTTGGGAATTATCTCCTAGTTTAGTTAGTGCAGGAATCGAGCGATCGCAATTAGCAACTTTAGCCAACGAAATGGAATCTTCTGCTTTCAGCGAAGCCTTGATGTGGCTTGAGGCGACTTTAACGATGAATGGTTTAGTTAATGAGGTAGAACAAAGCACTAGCAGGATTTCTGACTTAGTAGGAGCGATCAAAAACTATTCTTACATGGATCGAGGTGCGGTACAGGAAGTAGATCTGCATGAAGGTTTAGATGATACTCTCAAGATTTTACATCACAAGCTTAAGTATGGTGTGACGGTTCATCAAGAATATAATACCGACATTCCTAAAATATCTGTCTACGGCGGTGAACTAAATCAGGTATGGACTAACTTAATTGATAATGCGATCGATGCGATGGATGGAAAAGGAGAATTAACAATACGCACCAGTCAAGAAAATAACTGTGTGTTAGTGGAAATTATTGATAATGGTGCAGGTATTCCCACAGAATTTCAATCCCGCATCTTTGAACCTTTTTTCACTAGCAAAGGAGTAGGTAAAGGAAGCGGTTTAGGTTTAGATATTTCTCGTCGTATTGTCGTACAAAAGCACAAAGGCAATCTCCGCTTTGAATCTCAACCAGGAAGAACTAATTTTCAGGTACGTATTCCGATCGAACAATCTACTTAA
- the plsY gene encoding glycerol-3-phosphate 1-O-acyltransferase PlsY, with amino-acid sequence MGINLAICTLLLLLSYLLGSIPTGYLAGHYLKGIDIREYGSGSTGATNVLRTVGKPAAIAVLAIDLLKGLLAIASVNLVYANAPTNFLPERWHFWLITGAALSAIIGHSKSIWLNFTGGKSVATTLGVLFVMNPLVALGTLASFGIILSISRIVSLSSICGAIAVNILMIALNQPLPYTIFAAIAGLYVILGHKANIQRLLAGIEPKIGQAS; translated from the coding sequence ATGGGCATAAATTTAGCTATTTGCACGCTACTGCTTTTGTTATCTTATCTATTGGGATCAATTCCTACAGGATATTTAGCGGGACATTATTTAAAAGGAATTGACATTCGAGAATATGGTTCTGGTTCAACTGGAGCAACTAATGTTTTACGTACAGTAGGTAAGCCTGCTGCGATCGCAGTACTGGCGATTGATTTACTTAAAGGTTTATTAGCAATAGCTTCAGTGAATTTAGTTTATGCTAATGCACCTACTAACTTTTTACCAGAACGCTGGCATTTTTGGTTAATTACAGGAGCGGCTTTAAGTGCCATTATTGGTCACAGTAAGTCGATTTGGCTCAACTTTACTGGTGGTAAATCTGTTGCTACTACTCTAGGCGTTTTGTTCGTGATGAATCCTTTAGTTGCTTTAGGAACTTTAGCTAGCTTTGGAATTATTTTGAGCATTTCACGCATCGTTTCTCTCAGTTCAATCTGCGGTGCGATCGCGGTTAACATTTTGATGATTGCGCTTAATCAGCCTCTACCCTATACGATCTTTGCCGCGATCGCGGGACTATATGTAATTTTAGGCCACAAAGCTAATATTCAGCGTTTACTAGCTGGTATTGAGCCAAAAATTGGTCAAGCATCATAA